One stretch of bacterium DNA includes these proteins:
- a CDS encoding metal-sulfur cluster assembly factor — protein sequence MPAADGRAAAPPDGVTPDAVWAALAEVMDPEWPVSIVDMGLVYGVAVDEGAVTLTLTFTATACPCMEMIRDDIRARLHRVPGVRDVRIVVSWDPPWTKDRLTEAARRELARCGVTV from the coding sequence ATGCCCGCGGCCGATGGTCGCGCGGCGGCGCCGCCAGACGGGGTGACGCCCGACGCCGTATGGGCCGCCCTCGCGGAGGTCATGGATCCTGAGTGGCCGGTGAGCATCGTGGATATGGGACTCGTGTACGGGGTTGCGGTCGATGAGGGCGCGGTCACGCTGACCCTCACCTTCACCGCGACCGCCTGTCCATGTATGGAGATGATCCGGGACGACATCCGCGCGCGCCTCCACCGGGTCCCGGGCGTCCGGGACGTGCGGATCGTGGTGTCTTGGGACCCGCCGTGGACGAAGGACCGGCTGACGGAGGCGGCGCGGCGGGAACTCGCCCGCTGCGGGGTTACCGTGTAG
- a CDS encoding Phenylacetic acid catabolic protein, translating into MATVTSDQLTERIGQGHIVESPEEMSDDYRHTLIHILTVSADTELISAPSYYTAAKDSPSMNNLISALAIIQDELSHAHIGYRILQDLGVDTEALIYDRDPKKFKHPYAFDVPLRSWIELIVANAFYDRAGYVLLGDVYRNCSYGPWRRGLAKVDKEENFHLRHGENGMRRLAPSHRAELQAAIDWMFPMTVEWFGLPDSLKTHGKQIGYRLKGSTNDQLRQTWLGTAVPLCESLGFRVPAHRDQATGSYVLEYPLPVDFDEGERRWLMDRPITWDDVLVRWKRRGPGNTMFVEMLQRGRRQMRELVGLH; encoded by the coding sequence ATGGCGACGGTGACGAGCGACCAGCTGACCGAACGCATCGGACAAGGACATATCGTCGAATCGCCCGAGGAGATGTCCGACGATTACCGGCACACCCTGATTCACATCTTGACCGTCTCCGCGGACACGGAACTGATCAGCGCCCCGAGCTACTACACGGCGGCCAAGGACAGCCCTTCGATGAACAACCTCATCTCGGCGCTGGCGATCATCCAGGATGAGCTGAGCCATGCGCACATCGGCTACCGGATCCTCCAGGATCTCGGCGTCGACACGGAAGCGCTGATCTATGACCGCGACCCCAAGAAGTTCAAGCATCCCTACGCGTTCGACGTGCCGCTGCGGTCCTGGATCGAACTGATCGTGGCGAACGCGTTCTACGACCGGGCCGGGTACGTGCTCCTGGGGGACGTCTACCGCAACTGCAGCTACGGGCCCTGGCGCCGCGGCCTGGCCAAGGTCGACAAGGAGGAAAACTTCCACCTCCGGCACGGCGAGAACGGGATGCGCCGGCTCGCCCCCTCCCACCGGGCGGAGCTCCAGGCGGCGATCGACTGGATGTTCCCGATGACCGTGGAGTGGTTCGGGCTGCCGGATTCCCTCAAGACGCACGGGAAGCAAATCGGCTACCGTTTGAAGGGCAGCACGAACGATCAGCTCCGCCAGACCTGGCTCGGCACGGCGGTCCCGCTGTGCGAGAGCCTCGGATTTCGTGTGCCCGCGCATCGCGACCAGGCCACCGGCAGCTACGTGCTGGAGTACCCCCTCCCGGTCGATTTCGACGAGGGCGAGCGCCGGTGGCTGATGGACCGGCCGATCACCTGGGACGACGTCCTGGTTCGGTGGAAGCGGCGGGGCCCCGGCAACACGATGTTCGTCGAGATGCTGCAGCGGGGCCGCCGGCAGATGCGAGAGCTGGTGGGGCTGCATTGA
- a CDS encoding PaaX family transcriptional regulator C-terminal domain-containing protein, whose protein sequence is MRARSLLFTVYGDTIRPHGGEIGMGSLIHLMGPLGFTSRAVRAAMARMTRQGWLRTRRVGRRAFYSLTPQGAWRVEQGVRRVYQLAPEPWDGRWRLLTYTISEGRRPLRDRLRRELTWLGLGALSRGTWLTPRNLAAELAELSRAHGLDGNVAIFEAALLGPEQDRALVGRCWNLDAVAARYRAFTATTRRRVASLRLRLRRGAISDAVCFAEKIRLVHEYRKFLFVDPGLPDALLPPAWPGREAARSFRDAYRLLEAPAGRFFAASFDPPPRARESRNIYRPLKTGGRFSRNAFTPSAASSEANVRKSASRS, encoded by the coding sequence ATGCGCGCACGGTCGCTCCTGTTTACGGTCTACGGCGACACCATCCGGCCCCACGGTGGGGAGATCGGGATGGGAAGCCTGATTCACCTGATGGGGCCCTTGGGGTTCACCTCGCGCGCGGTCCGCGCGGCCATGGCGCGGATGACGCGTCAGGGGTGGCTCAGGACGCGCCGGGTCGGTCGGCGCGCCTTCTACTCGCTCACCCCCCAGGGCGCGTGGCGGGTCGAGCAGGGAGTCCGCCGGGTCTACCAGCTCGCGCCCGAACCGTGGGACGGACGATGGCGGCTTCTGACGTATACGATTTCCGAAGGGCGGCGCCCCCTTCGCGACCGCCTGCGGCGGGAATTGACCTGGCTGGGCCTCGGGGCGCTCTCGCGCGGCACGTGGCTCACGCCCCGGAACCTCGCCGCCGAACTCGCGGAACTCTCCCGCGCGCATGGGTTGGACGGCAACGTCGCGATCTTCGAGGCGGCCCTGCTGGGACCCGAGCAGGATCGCGCCCTGGTGGGCAGGTGCTGGAACCTCGACGCCGTCGCGGCCCGGTACCGGGCATTTACGGCGACGACCCGGCGGCGCGTGGCGTCGCTCCGGCTCAGGCTCCGCCGCGGCGCGATCTCCGATGCGGTCTGCTTCGCCGAAAAGATCCGTCTCGTGCACGAGTATCGGAAGTTTCTCTTCGTGGACCCAGGCCTTCCCGACGCCCTACTCCCACCCGCCTGGCCGGGCCGGGAGGCGGCCCGGTCGTTCCGCGACGCCTACCGGCTGTTGGAGGCACCGGCGGGGCGCTTCTTCGCGGCCTCGTTCGACCCGCCGCCGCGAGCGCGAGAGAGTCGCAACATCTATCGCCCTTTAAAGACCGGCGGCCGCTTCTCCAGGAACGCGTTCACCCCTTCCGCGGCGTCGTCGGAGGCGAACGTCCGGAAGAGCGCCTCCCGCTCGTAG
- a CDS encoding enoyl-CoA hydratase-related protein, which translates to MGDMISLERQGAVGQISLHRAPANAYNRQFADELDAAVEAARTDDGIQAVVVTSTVPRFFSAGADIKFFQASTLPEKETFILHMHEVLRKIELTPKVFIAAINGHCLGGGMEIALACDLRFAAAGKHGLGQPEITLGILPGNGGTQRLPRLVGKSRALDLMITGRTVSPDEALGIGLVDRVFPAEELAAKTREYAEGLTKSATMAVGLIKLTVTRGMELPLDGGLAYEREALFRTFASDDAAEGVNAFLEKRPPVFKGR; encoded by the coding sequence ATGGGAGACATGATCAGCCTTGAGCGGCAGGGGGCGGTGGGCCAGATCTCGCTCCACCGGGCCCCGGCGAACGCCTACAACCGGCAGTTTGCCGACGAACTGGACGCCGCGGTGGAGGCCGCCCGGACCGACGATGGGATCCAGGCCGTCGTCGTGACGAGCACTGTGCCGCGCTTCTTTTCCGCGGGCGCGGACATCAAGTTCTTCCAGGCCTCGACCCTGCCGGAAAAAGAGACGTTCATCCTCCACATGCACGAGGTGCTCCGCAAGATCGAGCTGACCCCCAAGGTGTTCATCGCCGCGATCAACGGGCACTGCCTCGGCGGCGGGATGGAAATCGCACTCGCGTGCGACCTGCGATTCGCCGCCGCGGGGAAGCACGGGCTCGGGCAGCCGGAGATCACCCTTGGGATTCTGCCGGGCAACGGCGGCACGCAGCGGCTGCCCCGCCTGGTCGGGAAGAGCCGGGCCCTCGACCTGATGATTACGGGCCGCACGGTCTCGCCCGATGAAGCGCTCGGGATCGGCCTTGTCGATCGAGTGTTCCCCGCGGAGGAGCTCGCAGCCAAGACGCGCGAATACGCGGAGGGCCTCACCAAGAGCGCGACCATGGCGGTCGGACTCATCAAACTGACGGTAACGCGCGGCATGGAATTGCCGCTCGACGGCGGGCTGGCCTACGAGCGGGAGGCGCTCTTCCGGACGTTCGCCTCCGACGACGCCGCGGAAGGGGTGAACGCGTTCCTGGAGAAGCGGCCGCCGGTCTTTAAAGGGCGATAG